One Mercurialis annua linkage group LG3, ddMerAnnu1.2, whole genome shotgun sequence DNA window includes the following coding sequences:
- the LOC126674235 gene encoding galactinol--sucrose galactosyltransferase-like, producing MAPPSLTKNAIEEIGFPDSQQPLSISLEASTFVANGHPILTQVPQNIISTPSPSPLILSSNKNKNTVGCFVGFDANEPRSHHVMPIGKLIGIRFMSIFRFKVWWTTHWVGNSGKNVEHETQMMILDKNETGRPYVLLLPVLEKSFRASLNPGVDDDVDIRVESGSTKVRESKFRFCLYMHAGDDPYSLVNDAMKVIRVHLGTFKLLEEKTTPDIVDKFGWCTWDAFYINVHPKGILEGVKGLVEGGCPPGLVLIDDGWQSTCRDEDDPTTDDQEGTDRTEAGEQMPCRLIKFEENYKFREMGSFIKELKKEFTSIKNVYVWHALCGYWGGIRPNVPGLPQAKIIAPKLSEGLKMTMEDLAVDKIVSNGVGLVPLESVHEMYEGLHSHLESVGIDGVKVDVIQLLEMVSEDFGGRVELAKAYYKALTASVKKHFKGNGVIASMQHSNDFMFLGTETIALGRVGDDFWCNDPSGDPNGTYWLQGCHMVHCAYNSLWMGNFIQPDWDMFQSTHPCAQLHAASRAISGGPVYVSDSVGNHNFKLLRRLVLPDGSILRCRHYALPTKDCLFEDPLHDGKTMLKIWNLNKYTGVLGLFNCQGGGWCPISRRIKSANQFSLPVTCLASPKDIEWNRGKNPIPIKGVNIFAVYRLQEKKLNLLKSSDSLEISLKPLNYELLVVSPVIILPRRLIQFAPIGLVNMLNSGGAIQSLAMDDNENLVRVGVKGRGEMRVFASEKPVGCKIDGVSVEFRYDEQMVMIQVPWPNCLTLSVVEYSF from the exons ATGGCCCCTCCAAGCCTAACCAAGAACGCTATAGAAGAAATAGGCTTCCCTGATAGCCAGCAGCCATTATCAATATCTTTAGAAGCCTCAACTTTTGTTGCTAATGGCCATCCAATTCTTACTCAAGTCCCTCAAAACATCATCTCCACTCCATCACCATCTCCACTAATTCTCTCATCAAACAAGAACAAGAACACGGTCGGTTGCTTTGTCGGGTTCGATGCAAATGAACCCAGAAGCCACCATGTCATGCCCATCGGCAAGCTCATCGGCATCAGGTTCATGAGTATTTTCAGGTTCAAAGTATGGTGGACCACTCACTGGGTCGGAAATAGTGGAAAAAACGTAGAACATGAGACACAGATGATGATCTTGGACAAAAATGAAACTGGTCGTCCTTATGTTTTGCTACTTCCAGTTCTGGAAAAATCTTTCAGAGCTTCTCTTAACCCTGGGGTCGATGATGACGTGGACATACGTGTAGAAAGTGGGTCCACAAAAGTACGTGAGTCCAAATTCAGATTTTGTCTCTACATGCATGCAGGTGATGATCCGTACAGTCTAGTTAACGATGCAATGAAGGTGATAAGGGTGCATTTAGGTACATTTAAGCTTCTTGAAGAGAAAACGACGCCGGATATAGTGGACAAATTCGGCTGGTGCACTTGGGATGCATTTTACATTAATGTCCATCCTAAGGGCATATTGGAAGGAGTGAAGGGTCTAGTGGAGGGTGGGTGTCCTCCAGGTTTAGTCCTTATTGATGATGGGTGGCAATCCACATGTCGTGATGAAGATGATCCTACCACTGATGATCAAGAGGGTACTGATAGAACTGAAGCAGGGGAACAAATGCCATGTAGATTAATCAAATTTGAGgagaattataaatttagagaAATGGGCAGTTTTATTAAGGAGCTTAAAAAAGAGTTTACGAGCATAAAAAATGTGTATGTTTGGCATGCTCTTTGTGGATATTGGGGTGGAATTAGGCCTAATGTGCCTGGTTTGCCTCAAGCTAAGATTATTGCTCCTAAATTGTCTGAAGGCTTGAAGATGACTATGGAAGATCTTGCTGTGGATAAAATTGTAAGTAATGGTGTAGGATTGGTTCCTCTAGAGTCGGTCCATGAGATGTATGAAGGACTTCACTCTCATCTTGAATCTGTGGGGATTGATGGCGTCAAAGTTGATGTGATTCAG TTGTTAGAAATGGTATCCGAGGATTTTGGGGGCAGAGTTGAGCTTGCTAAAGCTTATTACAAAGCACTAACAGCTTCAGTAAAGAAACATTTCAAAGGAAATGGAGTCATTGCTAGCATGCAGCACAGCAATGACTTCATGTTCCTCGGAACAGAGACCATAGCACTCGGAAGAGTTG GGgatgatttttggtgcaatgaCCCATCAGGAGATCCGAATGGGACATATTGGCTACAAGGTTGTCACATGGTGCACTGTGCCTACAATAGCTTATGGATGGGCAACTTCATTCAACCAGATTGGGACATGTTCCAATCTACTCATCCTTGTGCTCAACTCCATGCCGCCTCAAGGGCTATCTCTGGCGGACCCGTTTATGTAAGCGATTCTGTCGGCAACCACAACTTCAAGTTGCTTAGACGCTTAGTATTGCCTGATGGGTCTATCTTACGGTGCCGACACTATGCACTTCCGACTAAAGACTGTTTATTTGAAGACCCTTTACATGATGGCAAGACTATGCTCAAGATTTGGAACCTCAACAAG TATACAGGTGTTCTCGGACTGTTCAATTGTCAAGGAGGAGGCTGGTGTCCTATTTCCCGGAGAATCAAAAGTGCAAACCAATTTTCACTTCCAGTGACATGTTTGGCAAGTCCTAAAGATATCGAATGGAACAGAGGAAAGAACCCAATACCCATCAAAGGAGTGAATATTTTTGCAGTTTATAGACTCCAAGAAAAGAAACTGAACCTCCTCAAGTCATCAGATAGCTTAGAGATTTCACTTAAACCACTAAATTATGAGCTGCTTGTAGTTTCACCTGTGATCATATTACCAAGAAGATTGATCCAATTTGCTCCTATTGGGCTCGTGAACATGCTAAATTCTGGTGGTGCAATCCAGTCTCTAGCTATGGATGATAATGAAAATTTGGTGAGAGTTGGGGTTAAGGGAAGAGGAGAAATGAGGGTTTTTGCATCGGAGAAACCAGTGGGTTGCAAGATTGATGGGGTTAGTGTTGAGTTTAGGTATGATGAGCAAATGGTGATGATCCAAGTTCCGTGGCCTAATTGTTTAACATTGTCTGTGGTTGAGTACTCATTTTAA
- the LOC126674198 gene encoding uncharacterized protein LOC126674198 isoform X2, with product MNPYNYMDKQITEFSNPKTTPTLFNYDEHLKQPHDEDDQDYDQDHTFRFHPFRSPTKPLDTSHLSDWSSMDHMDSTKRTGDRVGIFCDEGLISRIDQILKEQTDVLLHSVEYLSARVTQMESRVRQVENSFDGLKESIEFNHGKTDGKLRELENILIEVHGGIKDLRDKQEIAETQVQLAKLQASKGGPEMVDQYTSVQPNLSRETLSSVPQQYNQPPAIPVVSPQPELAFSYNMTNLPPQNHPPPAPTATAQVAAASAYIHTAAATAPHLPSQFPQNITPFVSQQESYYPQGTGHQQLAPPMHQSQQQSLHPYQPYQPPHLPLNSHLTQLPQVQPPLTIVDPRANKYYPEELPYASSPGTHNSAQPHDRPRPAQAFNIGSTQRAYNHPSNVFDSESTANLRGQGLQQRGYGNTLDYHRSPPSHSSSSNTNSLPTARTLPHAIPTASTVDSGSSPRGTGSRVAVDDVVDQVVAMGFRRDTVRATVKKLTENGQSVDLNAVLDKVMNNG from the exons ATGAATCCTTATAACTATATGGACAAACAAATCACCGAATTTTCAAATCCCAAAACTACCCCAACTCTCTTCAACTACGACGAACATCTTAAACAACCACACGATGAAGACGACCAAGATTACGATCAAGATCACACCTTCCGATTTCACCCATTCCGCTCCCCTACCAAACCTCTAGATACGTCCCACCTCAGC GATTGGAGCTCAATGGACCATATGGATTCTACGAAACGTACCGGGGACAGAGTTGGAATTTTCTGTGATGAAGGATTGATTTCCAGGATTGATCAGATTTTGAAGGAACAGACTGATGTTCTGTTACACTCTGTAGAGTATCTAAGTGCGCGAGTTACCCAAATGGAAAGCAGAGTGCGGCAAGTTGAAAATTCGTTTGATGGTTTGAAGGAATCGATTGAATTTAATCACGGAAAAACCGACGGGAAGCTGAGAGAGCTCGAAAATATTTTAATCGAG GTTCATGGCGGCATCAAAGATTTGAGGGATAAACAAGAGATAGCAGAGACACAAGTTCAGCTGGCAAAGCTTCAAGCATCCAAGGGTGGCCCAGAAATGGTAGACCAATACACCTCTGTTCAACCAAATTTAAGTAGAGAAACACTGTCCTCCGTTCCTCAACAATACAACCAACCACCGGCTATTCCAGTTGTTTCTCCACAACCTGAACTTGCTTTCTCCTATAATATGACAAACTTACCTCCTCAAAATCATCCTCCGCCAGCGCCTACAGCTACAGCACAAGTAGCCGCAGCTTCAGCATACATCCACACAGCTGCTGCGACAGCACCACATCTTCCCTCCCAGTTTCCTCAAAATATCACTCCCTTCGTTTCTCAGCAAGAATCTTATTACCCACAAGGAACAGGTCATCAACAACTTGCACCTCCAATGCACCAGTCACAGCAGCAATCACTTCATCCTTATCAGCCTTATCAACCCCCACATCTTCCCTTAAACTCGCACCTAACTCAGTTGCCTCAAGTGCAACCACCCTTAACTATAGTTGATCCTCGAGCCAACAAATATTATCCTGAGGAACTTCCTTATGCTTCATCTCCCGGCACTCATAATTCTGCTCAGCCACATGACAGGCCTCGACCTGCCCAAGCTTTTAATATCGGCTCTACTCAGCGGGCATACAATCACCCGTCGAACGTATTTGATTCAGAATCTACTGCAAATTTGCGAGGACAGGGACTACAACAACGGGGGTATGGTAACACCCTGGACTATCACCGCAGTCCTCCTTCTCATAGTAGCAGTTCAAATACAAACTCTTTGCCAACTGCCCGCACATTGC CTCATGCTATTCCAACTGCTTCTACTGTCGACAGCGGATCAAGTCCTCGTGGGACTGGAAGTAGGGTGGCTGTTGATGATGTTGTTGACCAGGTTGTTGCTATGGGTTTTCGCAGGGATACAGTGAGAGCAACAGTGAAGAAACTGACAGAAAATGGGCAGTCAGTTGACCTGAATGCTGTGCTGGATAAGGTGATGAACAATGGATAA
- the LOC126674198 gene encoding uncharacterized protein LOC126674198 isoform X1: MNPYNYMDKQITEFSNPKTTPTLFNYDEHLKQPHDEDDQDYDQDHTFRFHPFRSPTKPLDTSHLSDWSSMDHMDSTKRTGDRVGIFCDEGLISRIDQILKEQTDVLLHSVEYLSARVTQMESRVRQVENSFDGLKESIEFNHGKTDGKLRELENILIEVHGGIKDLRDKQEIAETQVQLAKLQASKGGPEMVDQYTSVQPNLSRETLSSVPQQYNQPPAIPVVSPQPELAFSYNMTNLPPQNHPPPAPTATAQVAAASAYIHTAAATAPHLPSQFPQNITPFVSQQESYYPQGTGHQQLAPPMHQSQQQSLHPYQPYQPPHLPLNSHLTQLPQVQPPLTIVDPRANKYYPEELPYASSPGTHNSAQPHDRPRPAQAFNIGSTQRAYNHPSNVFDSESTANLRGQGLQQRGYGNTLDYHRSPPSHSSSSNTNSLPTARTLPHAIPTASTVARTLPHAIPTASTVDSGSSPRGTGSRVAVDDVVDQVVAMGFRRDTVRATVKKLTENGQSVDLNAVLDKVMNNG, translated from the exons ATGAATCCTTATAACTATATGGACAAACAAATCACCGAATTTTCAAATCCCAAAACTACCCCAACTCTCTTCAACTACGACGAACATCTTAAACAACCACACGATGAAGACGACCAAGATTACGATCAAGATCACACCTTCCGATTTCACCCATTCCGCTCCCCTACCAAACCTCTAGATACGTCCCACCTCAGC GATTGGAGCTCAATGGACCATATGGATTCTACGAAACGTACCGGGGACAGAGTTGGAATTTTCTGTGATGAAGGATTGATTTCCAGGATTGATCAGATTTTGAAGGAACAGACTGATGTTCTGTTACACTCTGTAGAGTATCTAAGTGCGCGAGTTACCCAAATGGAAAGCAGAGTGCGGCAAGTTGAAAATTCGTTTGATGGTTTGAAGGAATCGATTGAATTTAATCACGGAAAAACCGACGGGAAGCTGAGAGAGCTCGAAAATATTTTAATCGAG GTTCATGGCGGCATCAAAGATTTGAGGGATAAACAAGAGATAGCAGAGACACAAGTTCAGCTGGCAAAGCTTCAAGCATCCAAGGGTGGCCCAGAAATGGTAGACCAATACACCTCTGTTCAACCAAATTTAAGTAGAGAAACACTGTCCTCCGTTCCTCAACAATACAACCAACCACCGGCTATTCCAGTTGTTTCTCCACAACCTGAACTTGCTTTCTCCTATAATATGACAAACTTACCTCCTCAAAATCATCCTCCGCCAGCGCCTACAGCTACAGCACAAGTAGCCGCAGCTTCAGCATACATCCACACAGCTGCTGCGACAGCACCACATCTTCCCTCCCAGTTTCCTCAAAATATCACTCCCTTCGTTTCTCAGCAAGAATCTTATTACCCACAAGGAACAGGTCATCAACAACTTGCACCTCCAATGCACCAGTCACAGCAGCAATCACTTCATCCTTATCAGCCTTATCAACCCCCACATCTTCCCTTAAACTCGCACCTAACTCAGTTGCCTCAAGTGCAACCACCCTTAACTATAGTTGATCCTCGAGCCAACAAATATTATCCTGAGGAACTTCCTTATGCTTCATCTCCCGGCACTCATAATTCTGCTCAGCCACATGACAGGCCTCGACCTGCCCAAGCTTTTAATATCGGCTCTACTCAGCGGGCATACAATCACCCGTCGAACGTATTTGATTCAGAATCTACTGCAAATTTGCGAGGACAGGGACTACAACAACGGGGGTATGGTAACACCCTGGACTATCACCGCAGTCCTCCTTCTCATAGTAGCAGTTCAAATACAAACTCTTTGCCAACTGCCCGCACATTGCCTCATGCTATTCCAACTGCTTCTACTGTCGCCCGCACATTACCTCATGCTATTCCAACTGCTTCTACTGTCGACAGCGGATCAAGTCCTCGTGGGACTGGAAGTAGGGTGGCTGTTGATGATGTTGTTGACCAGGTTGTTGCTATGGGTTTTCGCAGGGATACAGTGAGAGCAACAGTGAAGAAACTGACAGAAAATGGGCAGTCAGTTGACCTGAATGCTGTGCTGGATAAGGTGATGAACAATGGATAA